The sequence GCGATCGGAGCCGGTCGGCGAGGTGATCCCAGAGAAGATCACGTAGCCACCGCTGTGACACCGGCGTGAGATCGAAGTCGCTGCGGGAGCGGTGGAAGCGAACCCCGAAGTGCTCGGTCTCGATGTATCCGGCCTCCTTGGTCTCTTCTGGGGTGAAGTAGACGATCCGCAGTTCGGTGGAGATCTCGCGCAGGACGCCGACGAGCCGGGTGGGGACGTGCTCGCCGGTCGGCGCGAGCTCCAACAGCGATGCGACGCGGTGGTTCTGGAGGAAGCGGACGACGGCGCGGAGTTCGCTTACGTGCCAGTCGTAGCGGGATGCCTGCTGTGTGTGGGCGAACAACCCCCACTGGAACTCGGCCCTGGTCAGGGGCAACAGGCCCCGGAGGTCGAGCGTGCCCGCCGCAGGGTCAGGCCGCCGGACCTCGACTGGCCTGGCATCGTTGAGGAAAGCGCGACGCGTGACACCTTCACGCCGTGCCCGCAGCCACTCCCTCTCGTGGGGACTACAGATGTCTCTGCGTGACGATTTCGCGTTTCCGCAGCTGGCAACCTTGCAGGCCCAGCCGTAGACAGGGTGGTCCGTGGGGATTTTGATCACGGAGTCGCGGTAGAGCGGATCGACCGACGGGCCGCCGAGCAGAGCGGTCAGCACTTCAAGCCTGTCGCGAGTGCGACGGGCGCGGACCGGGTCGGCCAGGACGCGGAGCGGTGACGTCGAGCCCATCGTCACTCACCCCATGTCTTCAGCAGCGCGGCGTTGAAGACGGGATCGTTGACGTCCACGTGGGCGTAGATCTCGTCGACCACCTGGGTGGAGGCCCAGCCGCCGGCATCCCGGGTCACCACAAGGTTGCCGTCCGAGGCATCGAGGACCGCGGTCGCGAAGGAATGACGGAAGGCATGGGGGCGGAGCTTGCCCAGACCCGCCCGTGCCGAGGCCCGGGCGATCATCTTGCGGACGCCTTCCGGAGCCCAGGGCAGGCCCCGGTCCGCTCCGTGCTGCTGGACCAGGAGCATGCCGTGGGAGGCACTGCGCGGATACTCGCCCGTGAGGTAGTCGAAGTAGGTGTGGATCATCGCCGGGCTGACCCGCTTGATGAGCCCGCCCCGGATGGTGCCGTCCGTGAGTTCCCAGGGCCGCTTCGTCTTCGCCCGGGCCCCGTTGGGCAGGCCCTCGCGATGACACACGTGGACGTGCGGAGTGCGGCACTCGCCGCAGCTGGCCCCTTCCCGCAGGTGGAGGTCGCACAGATGCAGTCCACACAGCTCGCCGACGCGGAAACCCCCGTCGCTGAGCCAGTCGACGACCAGCCGGTCACGAGCCGAGTTCACCACAGGCAGCAACAGCCCGCGGGCGCCGTCCGGCAGCATCTTCGGATGCCGACGGCGGATCCTGCGCGGTGCCAGCGGCTTCGCCGCCATGTCCTTCGTGATGTGCCCCAGCAGGGCGCGGTCCCGGTCCTGCCTGGTCGGCATTCGTCGCTTGTCGAGCGTCTCGGCCAGCTCGGTGTTGATGCCCAGCTCGGCCTGACGCAGGTAGAAGCCCTTCAGGCACGACGCCGCCGAGGACAGTGCGCTGTTGCCGTACGGACGCTTGCCCACCCGCCACGGCGACCTCAACGGTGCGGCTACCTTCGCCCCGACCGCGCCCATGTACCGCTCCAGGTCCCGGAAGCCGACGCTCTCCGGGGCCAGCCCCTCGTGCTCCAGCCACCGCAGGTGGTCGACGAGCAGGTACGCGTACGGCCGGTCCGACCCGGTGCCCGCGTACTGCGACAGGAACCGCTCGGCCCCCGCGTGTACGCCGCCAGGAGGCTGGACGATCGTGTGCGACCGCCGTCCATCCCCGTGGATGATCTCCTGCACCCTGAGCTGACCAATTGACAGCCTGCGTGCCACGTTGCCTCCGTGCCGACCTGTCCGAAACATGGCGAACACCACGACGCCGGTCGGCAAACGAGCACGGGGTGTCCGTGGTCACAGGCACCACGGACACCCCGAACGACTACAACGCAGGCTGGAAAACCGGGGGAGACACCACCGCAGCCGGCCGGACGTCGGCCCCACCGGCCAGCAGCGCGCTCATCCAGCCATCCGCCGCGTACAGAAGCATCCCGTGCGGCCGCACTCCCAACGGTGTCGAAGCGGCAGTGCCC is a genomic window of Streptomyces gilvosporeus containing:
- a CDS encoding tyrosine-type recombinase/integrase; this translates as MARRLSIGQLRVQEIIHGDGRRSHTIVQPPGGVHAGAERFLSQYAGTGSDRPYAYLLVDHLRWLEHEGLAPESVGFRDLERYMGAVGAKVAAPLRSPWRVGKRPYGNSALSSAASCLKGFYLRQAELGINTELAETLDKRRMPTRQDRDRALLGHITKDMAAKPLAPRRIRRRHPKMLPDGARGLLLPVVNSARDRLVVDWLSDGGFRVGELCGLHLCDLHLREGASCGECRTPHVHVCHREGLPNGARAKTKRPWELTDGTIRGGLIKRVSPAMIHTYFDYLTGEYPRSASHGMLLVQQHGADRGLPWAPEGVRKMIARASARAGLGKLRPHAFRHSFATAVLDASDGNLVVTRDAGGWASTQVVDEIYAHVDVNDPVFNAALLKTWGE